A genome region from Physeter macrocephalus isolate SW-GA chromosome 4, ASM283717v5, whole genome shotgun sequence includes the following:
- the TTC39A gene encoding tetratricopeptide repeat protein 39A isoform X2, protein MTTAGAVPAGTPVSSLHESLDQCMTALDLFLTNQFSEALSYLKPRTKESMYHSLTYATILEMQAMMTFDPQDILLAGNMLKEAQSLCQRHRRKSSVTDSFSSLLHRPTMDQFTEVEIHAEVCYAECLLQRAALTFLQDENMVSFIKGGIKVRNSYQTYKELDSLVQSSQYCKGENHRHFEGGVKLGVGAFNLTLSMLPTRILRLLEFVGFSGNKDYGLLQLEEGASGHSFRAVLCVMLLLCYHTFLTFVLGTGNVNIAEAEKLLRPYLKRYPKGSIFLFFAGRIEAIKGNVDAAIRRFEECCEAQQHWKQFHHMCYWELMWCFTYKSQWKMAYFYADLLSKENSWSKATYIYMKAAYLSMFGKEDYKPFGDDEVELFRAVPGLKLKIAGKSLPTEKFAIRKSRRYLSPKPISLPIPALEMMYIWNGYAVIGKQPELTDGILEIITKAEELLEKGPENEYSVDDECLVKLLKGLCLKYLGRVQEAEENFRSISANEKRIKYDHYLIPNALLELALLFMEQGRNEEAVKLLETAKQNYKNYSMESRTHFRIQAATLQAKSSLENGNRSMVSSMPL, encoded by the exons AACCAAGGAGAGCATGTACCACTCACTGACGTATGCCACCATCCTGGAGATGCAGGCCATGATGACCTTTGACCCCCAGGACATCCTACTTGCCGGCAACATGTTGAAGGAGGCCCAGTCGCTCTGTCAGAG GCACCGGAGGAAGTCTTCTGTAACAGATTCCTTCAGCAGCCTGTTGCACCGCCCCACTATGGACCAGTTCACAGAAG tggaaatcCACGCTGAGGTCTGCTACGCAGAGTGCCTGCTGCAGAGAGCAGCCCTGACCTTCCTGCAG GATGAGAACATGGTGAGCTTCATCAAGGGTGGCATCAAAGTTCGAAACAGCTACCAGACCTACAA GGAGCTAGACAGCCTCGTGCAGTCCTCACAGTACTGCAAGGGAGAGAACCACAGGCACTTTGAAGGAGGAGTGAAGCTCGGAGTGGGAGCCTTCAACCTG ACGCTGTCCATGCTTCCTACCAGGATCCTGCGGCTGCTAGAGTTTGTGGGGTTTTCAGGAAACAAG GACTACGGGCTGCTgcagctggaggagggggcatCAGGGCACAGCTTCCGCGCCGTGCTCTGTGTCATGCTGCTGCTGTGCTACCACACCTTCCTCACCTTTGTGCTTG GCACTGGGAACGTCAACATCGCGGAGGCAGAGAAGCTCTTGAGACCCTACCTGAAGCGATACCCTAAG GGCTCCATCTTCCTGTTCTTTGCGGGGCGGATTGAAGCCATTAAAGGCAATGTTGACGCG GCCATCCGGCGGTTCGAGGAGTGCTGTGAGGCCCAGCAGCACTGGAAGCAGTTCCACCACATGTGCTACTGGGAGCTGATGTGGTGCTTCACCTACAAGAGCCAGTGGAAGATGGCCTACTTCTACGCAGACCTGCTCAGCAAGGAGAACTCCTGGTCCAAG GCCACCTACATCTACATGAAGGCCGCCTACCTCAGCATGTTCGGGAAGGAGGACTACAAGCCGTTCGGGGATGACGAAGTGGAGTTGTTCAG AGCTGTGCCGGGCCTGAAACTCAAGATTGCTGGGAAATCTCTACCCACAGAGAAGTTTGCCATCCGGAAGTCCAGACGCTACCTCTCTCCGAAACCTATCTCATTGCCCATCCCTGCTCTG gaaaTGATGTACATTTGGAATGGCTACGCTGTGATTGGGAAGCAGCCGGAACTCACAGACGGGATACTTGAGATTATCACCAAGGCTGAAGAGTTGCTGGAAAAGGGCCCAG AGAATGAGTACTCAGTGGATGATGAGTGCTTGGTGAAGCTGCTGAAAGGTCTGTGTCTGAAATATCTGGGCCGTGTCCAGGAGGCCGAGGAGAATTTCAGGAGCATCTCTGCCAA TGAAAAGAGGATTAAATATGACCACTACTTGATCCCAAATGCCCTGCTGGAGCTGGCCCTGCTGTTTATGGAGCAAGGCAGAAATGAAGAGGCTGTCAAACTCTTGGAAACTGCCAA GCAAAATTATAAGAATTATTCCATGGAATCAAGGACACATTTTCGAATCCAGGCAGCCACACTCCAAGCCAAGTCTTCCCTAGAGAATGGCAACAGATCCATGGTTTCATCAATGCCCCTGTAG
- the TTC39A gene encoding tetratricopeptide repeat protein 39A isoform X3 produces MTALDLFLTNQFSEALSYLKPRTKESMYHSLTYATILEMQAMMTFDPQDILLAGNMLKEAQSLCQRHRRKSSVTDSFSSLLHRPTMDQFTEVEIHAEVCYAECLLQRAALTFLQDENMVSFIKGGIKVRNSYQTYKELDSLVQSSQYCKGENHRHFEGGVKLGVGAFNLTLSMLPTRILRLLEFVGFSGNKDYGLLQLEEGASGHSFRAVLCVMLLLCYHTFLTFVLGTGNVNIAEAEKLLRPYLKRYPKGSIFLFFAGRIEAIKGNVDAAIRRFEECCEAQQHWKQFHHMCYWELMWCFTYKSQWKMAYFYADLLSKENSWSKATYIYMKAAYLSMFGKEDYKPFGDDEVELFRAVPGLKLKIAGKSLPTEKFAIRKSRRYLSPKPISLPIPALEMMYIWNGYAVIGKQPELTDGILEIITKAEELLEKGPENEYSVDDECLVKLLKGLCLKYLGRVQEAEENFRSISANEKRIKYDHYLIPNALLELALLFMEQGRNEEAVKLLETAKQNYKNYSMESRTHFRIQAATLQAKSSLENGNRSMVSSMPL; encoded by the exons AACCAAGGAGAGCATGTACCACTCACTGACGTATGCCACCATCCTGGAGATGCAGGCCATGATGACCTTTGACCCCCAGGACATCCTACTTGCCGGCAACATGTTGAAGGAGGCCCAGTCGCTCTGTCAGAG GCACCGGAGGAAGTCTTCTGTAACAGATTCCTTCAGCAGCCTGTTGCACCGCCCCACTATGGACCAGTTCACAGAAG tggaaatcCACGCTGAGGTCTGCTACGCAGAGTGCCTGCTGCAGAGAGCAGCCCTGACCTTCCTGCAG GATGAGAACATGGTGAGCTTCATCAAGGGTGGCATCAAAGTTCGAAACAGCTACCAGACCTACAA GGAGCTAGACAGCCTCGTGCAGTCCTCACAGTACTGCAAGGGAGAGAACCACAGGCACTTTGAAGGAGGAGTGAAGCTCGGAGTGGGAGCCTTCAACCTG ACGCTGTCCATGCTTCCTACCAGGATCCTGCGGCTGCTAGAGTTTGTGGGGTTTTCAGGAAACAAG GACTACGGGCTGCTgcagctggaggagggggcatCAGGGCACAGCTTCCGCGCCGTGCTCTGTGTCATGCTGCTGCTGTGCTACCACACCTTCCTCACCTTTGTGCTTG GCACTGGGAACGTCAACATCGCGGAGGCAGAGAAGCTCTTGAGACCCTACCTGAAGCGATACCCTAAG GGCTCCATCTTCCTGTTCTTTGCGGGGCGGATTGAAGCCATTAAAGGCAATGTTGACGCG GCCATCCGGCGGTTCGAGGAGTGCTGTGAGGCCCAGCAGCACTGGAAGCAGTTCCACCACATGTGCTACTGGGAGCTGATGTGGTGCTTCACCTACAAGAGCCAGTGGAAGATGGCCTACTTCTACGCAGACCTGCTCAGCAAGGAGAACTCCTGGTCCAAG GCCACCTACATCTACATGAAGGCCGCCTACCTCAGCATGTTCGGGAAGGAGGACTACAAGCCGTTCGGGGATGACGAAGTGGAGTTGTTCAG AGCTGTGCCGGGCCTGAAACTCAAGATTGCTGGGAAATCTCTACCCACAGAGAAGTTTGCCATCCGGAAGTCCAGACGCTACCTCTCTCCGAAACCTATCTCATTGCCCATCCCTGCTCTG gaaaTGATGTACATTTGGAATGGCTACGCTGTGATTGGGAAGCAGCCGGAACTCACAGACGGGATACTTGAGATTATCACCAAGGCTGAAGAGTTGCTGGAAAAGGGCCCAG AGAATGAGTACTCAGTGGATGATGAGTGCTTGGTGAAGCTGCTGAAAGGTCTGTGTCTGAAATATCTGGGCCGTGTCCAGGAGGCCGAGGAGAATTTCAGGAGCATCTCTGCCAA TGAAAAGAGGATTAAATATGACCACTACTTGATCCCAAATGCCCTGCTGGAGCTGGCCCTGCTGTTTATGGAGCAAGGCAGAAATGAAGAGGCTGTCAAACTCTTGGAAACTGCCAA GCAAAATTATAAGAATTATTCCATGGAATCAAGGACACATTTTCGAATCCAGGCAGCCACACTCCAAGCCAAGTCTTCCCTAGAGAATGGCAACAGATCCATGGTTTCATCAATGCCCCTGTAG
- the TTC39A gene encoding tetratricopeptide repeat protein 39A isoform X4, which yields MYHSLTYATILEMQAMMTFDPQDILLAGNMLKEAQSLCQRHRRKSSVTDSFSSLLHRPTMDQFTEVEIHAEVCYAECLLQRAALTFLQDENMVSFIKGGIKVRNSYQTYKELDSLVQSSQYCKGENHRHFEGGVKLGVGAFNLTLSMLPTRILRLLEFVGFSGNKDYGLLQLEEGASGHSFRAVLCVMLLLCYHTFLTFVLGTGNVNIAEAEKLLRPYLKRYPKGSIFLFFAGRIEAIKGNVDAAIRRFEECCEAQQHWKQFHHMCYWELMWCFTYKSQWKMAYFYADLLSKENSWSKATYIYMKAAYLSMFGKEDYKPFGDDEVELFRAVPGLKLKIAGKSLPTEKFAIRKSRRYLSPKPISLPIPALEMMYIWNGYAVIGKQPELTDGILEIITKAEELLEKGPENEYSVDDECLVKLLKGLCLKYLGRVQEAEENFRSISANEKRIKYDHYLIPNALLELALLFMEQGRNEEAVKLLETAKQNYKNYSMESRTHFRIQAATLQAKSSLENGNRSMVSSMPL from the exons ATGTACCACTCACTGACGTATGCCACCATCCTGGAGATGCAGGCCATGATGACCTTTGACCCCCAGGACATCCTACTTGCCGGCAACATGTTGAAGGAGGCCCAGTCGCTCTGTCAGAG GCACCGGAGGAAGTCTTCTGTAACAGATTCCTTCAGCAGCCTGTTGCACCGCCCCACTATGGACCAGTTCACAGAAG tggaaatcCACGCTGAGGTCTGCTACGCAGAGTGCCTGCTGCAGAGAGCAGCCCTGACCTTCCTGCAG GATGAGAACATGGTGAGCTTCATCAAGGGTGGCATCAAAGTTCGAAACAGCTACCAGACCTACAA GGAGCTAGACAGCCTCGTGCAGTCCTCACAGTACTGCAAGGGAGAGAACCACAGGCACTTTGAAGGAGGAGTGAAGCTCGGAGTGGGAGCCTTCAACCTG ACGCTGTCCATGCTTCCTACCAGGATCCTGCGGCTGCTAGAGTTTGTGGGGTTTTCAGGAAACAAG GACTACGGGCTGCTgcagctggaggagggggcatCAGGGCACAGCTTCCGCGCCGTGCTCTGTGTCATGCTGCTGCTGTGCTACCACACCTTCCTCACCTTTGTGCTTG GCACTGGGAACGTCAACATCGCGGAGGCAGAGAAGCTCTTGAGACCCTACCTGAAGCGATACCCTAAG GGCTCCATCTTCCTGTTCTTTGCGGGGCGGATTGAAGCCATTAAAGGCAATGTTGACGCG GCCATCCGGCGGTTCGAGGAGTGCTGTGAGGCCCAGCAGCACTGGAAGCAGTTCCACCACATGTGCTACTGGGAGCTGATGTGGTGCTTCACCTACAAGAGCCAGTGGAAGATGGCCTACTTCTACGCAGACCTGCTCAGCAAGGAGAACTCCTGGTCCAAG GCCACCTACATCTACATGAAGGCCGCCTACCTCAGCATGTTCGGGAAGGAGGACTACAAGCCGTTCGGGGATGACGAAGTGGAGTTGTTCAG AGCTGTGCCGGGCCTGAAACTCAAGATTGCTGGGAAATCTCTACCCACAGAGAAGTTTGCCATCCGGAAGTCCAGACGCTACCTCTCTCCGAAACCTATCTCATTGCCCATCCCTGCTCTG gaaaTGATGTACATTTGGAATGGCTACGCTGTGATTGGGAAGCAGCCGGAACTCACAGACGGGATACTTGAGATTATCACCAAGGCTGAAGAGTTGCTGGAAAAGGGCCCAG AGAATGAGTACTCAGTGGATGATGAGTGCTTGGTGAAGCTGCTGAAAGGTCTGTGTCTGAAATATCTGGGCCGTGTCCAGGAGGCCGAGGAGAATTTCAGGAGCATCTCTGCCAA TGAAAAGAGGATTAAATATGACCACTACTTGATCCCAAATGCCCTGCTGGAGCTGGCCCTGCTGTTTATGGAGCAAGGCAGAAATGAAGAGGCTGTCAAACTCTTGGAAACTGCCAA GCAAAATTATAAGAATTATTCCATGGAATCAAGGACACATTTTCGAATCCAGGCAGCCACACTCCAAGCCAAGTCTTCCCTAGAGAATGGCAACAGATCCATGGTTTCATCAATGCCCCTGTAG
- the TTC39A gene encoding tetratricopeptide repeat protein 39A isoform X1 codes for MAFLTAWKGAASGESDRRTPVSSLHESLDQCMTALDLFLTNQFSEALSYLKPRTKESMYHSLTYATILEMQAMMTFDPQDILLAGNMLKEAQSLCQRHRRKSSVTDSFSSLLHRPTMDQFTEVEIHAEVCYAECLLQRAALTFLQDENMVSFIKGGIKVRNSYQTYKELDSLVQSSQYCKGENHRHFEGGVKLGVGAFNLTLSMLPTRILRLLEFVGFSGNKDYGLLQLEEGASGHSFRAVLCVMLLLCYHTFLTFVLGTGNVNIAEAEKLLRPYLKRYPKGSIFLFFAGRIEAIKGNVDAAIRRFEECCEAQQHWKQFHHMCYWELMWCFTYKSQWKMAYFYADLLSKENSWSKATYIYMKAAYLSMFGKEDYKPFGDDEVELFRAVPGLKLKIAGKSLPTEKFAIRKSRRYLSPKPISLPIPALEMMYIWNGYAVIGKQPELTDGILEIITKAEELLEKGPENEYSVDDECLVKLLKGLCLKYLGRVQEAEENFRSISANEKRIKYDHYLIPNALLELALLFMEQGRNEEAVKLLETAKQNYKNYSMESRTHFRIQAATLQAKSSLENGNRSMVSSMPL; via the exons AACCAAGGAGAGCATGTACCACTCACTGACGTATGCCACCATCCTGGAGATGCAGGCCATGATGACCTTTGACCCCCAGGACATCCTACTTGCCGGCAACATGTTGAAGGAGGCCCAGTCGCTCTGTCAGAG GCACCGGAGGAAGTCTTCTGTAACAGATTCCTTCAGCAGCCTGTTGCACCGCCCCACTATGGACCAGTTCACAGAAG tggaaatcCACGCTGAGGTCTGCTACGCAGAGTGCCTGCTGCAGAGAGCAGCCCTGACCTTCCTGCAG GATGAGAACATGGTGAGCTTCATCAAGGGTGGCATCAAAGTTCGAAACAGCTACCAGACCTACAA GGAGCTAGACAGCCTCGTGCAGTCCTCACAGTACTGCAAGGGAGAGAACCACAGGCACTTTGAAGGAGGAGTGAAGCTCGGAGTGGGAGCCTTCAACCTG ACGCTGTCCATGCTTCCTACCAGGATCCTGCGGCTGCTAGAGTTTGTGGGGTTTTCAGGAAACAAG GACTACGGGCTGCTgcagctggaggagggggcatCAGGGCACAGCTTCCGCGCCGTGCTCTGTGTCATGCTGCTGCTGTGCTACCACACCTTCCTCACCTTTGTGCTTG GCACTGGGAACGTCAACATCGCGGAGGCAGAGAAGCTCTTGAGACCCTACCTGAAGCGATACCCTAAG GGCTCCATCTTCCTGTTCTTTGCGGGGCGGATTGAAGCCATTAAAGGCAATGTTGACGCG GCCATCCGGCGGTTCGAGGAGTGCTGTGAGGCCCAGCAGCACTGGAAGCAGTTCCACCACATGTGCTACTGGGAGCTGATGTGGTGCTTCACCTACAAGAGCCAGTGGAAGATGGCCTACTTCTACGCAGACCTGCTCAGCAAGGAGAACTCCTGGTCCAAG GCCACCTACATCTACATGAAGGCCGCCTACCTCAGCATGTTCGGGAAGGAGGACTACAAGCCGTTCGGGGATGACGAAGTGGAGTTGTTCAG AGCTGTGCCGGGCCTGAAACTCAAGATTGCTGGGAAATCTCTACCCACAGAGAAGTTTGCCATCCGGAAGTCCAGACGCTACCTCTCTCCGAAACCTATCTCATTGCCCATCCCTGCTCTG gaaaTGATGTACATTTGGAATGGCTACGCTGTGATTGGGAAGCAGCCGGAACTCACAGACGGGATACTTGAGATTATCACCAAGGCTGAAGAGTTGCTGGAAAAGGGCCCAG AGAATGAGTACTCAGTGGATGATGAGTGCTTGGTGAAGCTGCTGAAAGGTCTGTGTCTGAAATATCTGGGCCGTGTCCAGGAGGCCGAGGAGAATTTCAGGAGCATCTCTGCCAA TGAAAAGAGGATTAAATATGACCACTACTTGATCCCAAATGCCCTGCTGGAGCTGGCCCTGCTGTTTATGGAGCAAGGCAGAAATGAAGAGGCTGTCAAACTCTTGGAAACTGCCAA GCAAAATTATAAGAATTATTCCATGGAATCAAGGACACATTTTCGAATCCAGGCAGCCACACTCCAAGCCAAGTCTTCCCTAGAGAATGGCAACAGATCCATGGTTTCATCAATGCCCCTGTAG